The sequence CGCGAGCGTCGTCGCCGCCTCCGACTCCAGCGCCAGATCGGCCAGCACATTGCGCATCAGCGGTTTGTCGATCAGCGGCCCGCCGAACGCCTCCCGGTACGCGCAGTGGTGCACCGCCTGCGCCACCGCCTGCCGCATCACCGCCGCCGCCCCCGTCACACAGTCCAGCCGGGTCGCCGCGACCATCTCGATGATCGTCGCCACCCCGCGCCCCTCCTCGCCCACTCGCTGCGCCCACGTCCGCCCGTCGAACTCGATCTCCGCCGAGGCGTTCGCGCGGTTGCCGAGCTTGTCCTTGAGCCGCTGGATACGGAAGGAATTACGGGTCCCGTCCGGCAGCACCCGCGGCAGCAGGAAGCAGGTGAGCCCCCCGGGCGCCTGGGCCAGGACCAGGAAGACGTCCGACATCGGCGCCGAGCAGAACCACTTGTGCCCGGTCAGCACATACTCACCGGGCGCGGCCAGCGGCTCGGCGTGCGTGGTGTTGGCCCGTACGTCGCTGCCGCCCTGCTTCTCCGTCATCGCCATCCCCGCCAGCACCCCGCCCTTCTCGGCGGGCGGGCGCAGCTCCTGCTCGTAGATGTGCGAGGTCAGCAGCGGCTCCCACCGGGCGGCCAGCTCCGGGTCGGCGCGCAGCGCGGGCACCGCCGCATGGGTCATCGACAGCGGACAGGTGTGGCCCGCCTCGGCCTGCGTCCAGACGAGGAACCCGGCGGTGCGGCGCAGGTGCCCGTCGGGGCGCGACCACGCGTCCGTCAGACCGGCCGTGACGGCATGGCCCAGCAGCCGGTGCCAGGCCGGGTGGAACTCCACCTCGTCGATGCGGTGACCGTAGCGGTCGTGGGTGCGCAGGACCGGCGGGTGGGCGTTGGCCTGCTCGCCCCACTGCTGGGCGTGCGCCGAACCGGCCGCCCGCCCGAGCCGGGTCAGTTCCCCCCGTACCTCGTCGAGCCGGTCGTCCGCGACATACCGCGTGACGCCCTCGGCGAGCGCCGCATCGGAGGCGAAGACGTCGTATCCCACCAGCGGCGGGGGCTGGTTCGTGACCGTATGAGTGCTGGCTGCCATGGTAGCTACGGTAAGGAGGTGCCGCCAGCAAACGAACCAGCCGAACGGCCGGCGGGCCGTCTGAGCAGGGCCCGGGTCCTGTACCGCAACGTCCCCGCGCGGCGGCTGGTCTGGCTGCTGATCAAGGACATCGTGCGCTCCTGCATGGAGTACCGCGTCACCGGGCTGGCCGCCGAGGCCGCGTTCTGGTGCCTGCTGTCGCTGCCGCCGCTGGTCCTGGGACTGATCGGGCTGCTGGGCTATATGGAGCAGTGGATCGGCCACGACACCATCGACAGCATCCGGCAGAACATCCTCGGCGCCTCCGCCACCGTGCTCTCCGGCAAGGGCGTCAACGAGATCGCCCGGCCCCTGCTGGACGACATCTTCACCGGCCGCCGCCCCGACGTCATCTCCCTCGGCTTCGCCATCGCCCTGTGGTCCGGCTCCCGGGCGCTGAACGTCTTCGTCGACACCATCACGATCATGTACGGGCTCGACGGGCGGCGCGGCATCGTCCGCACCCGGCTGCTCTCCTTCGTCCTCTACCTCGCCGCGCTGGCCGTCGGCGCCGTCGCGCTGCCGCTGATGGTGGCCGGGCCGGACGCGGTCGTCGGCTGGCTGCCGGCCAGCGCGGGTGTCGTCCGGGCGCTGTACTGGCCGGTCGTGCTGATCCTGTCGGTCGCCTTTCTCACCACGCTCTACCACGTGTCGGTACCCGTCCGTTCCCCCTGGCGCGAGGACCTCCCCGGTGCCGTCGTCGCCCTCGCGATCTGGGTCCTGGGCAGCTTCCTGCTCCGCCTCTACCTCGTCGCGACGGTCGAGGGCCCGACGATCTACGGCTCGCTGGCCGCGCCGGTCGCCGTACTCCTGTGGATCGGGGTGTCCGCCTTCGCCGTCCTGGTGGGCGCGGCGATGAACGCCGCCCTCGACCGCGTCTGGCCCTCGACCGCCACGGCCGCGGGCCGCGCGGAGCGGGAGCGGCGGGTGCATGCGGTGGGGGAGGGGAGGACGGCGCCGGACGAGGGGAAGGCGGCGCCGGGCGAGGGGAAGGCGGCGCCGGATCAGGGGAAGACGGCACCGGATCAGGGGAAGGCGGCGCCGGACGAGGACGGACCCCCGGGAAAGCAACCCGACGACGGCCGTTGACGGTGTGTCGGGAAGCGGAACGGGGCATTTCCGGGGCCGGGCCCGACGGGGTGTGGAAGGGTCGCGGCATGCTTGATCACATTGCGATCCAGGTAGCCGACATAGCGGCCAGCGCCCGGTTCTACGACCTCGTCCTGGCGCCGCTCGGCGGCCGGCGGACCAAGGAATTCGGCGCCAATATCGGCTACGGAACGACGGGGCATTCCCTGTGGCTCGTCCCGGCAGCCGAGGACGGGCCGGCGCGCGAGATCCACCTCGCCTTCACCGCGGCCGACCGGGCGGCTGTCGACGCGTTCCATGCCGCGGCCGTGGCGGCCGGTGCCGAGTCGCTGCACGCGCCACAGCTGCGGCCGGAGTACCACGCGTCCTACTACGGCGCCTTCGTCCGCGATCCCGACGGCAACAACGTCGAGGCCGTCTGCCACACGCCGTAGCCGGTGCGGCCCCGGGGCCGGGCGCGCGGAACGACGACCGGGGATCTTACGGACCCATGACGCGCGCCCCGCCACGCGGGCCGTGGCGGGCCGGTGCGCTTAGCGTGACCGGCATGCGTGTACTGGTCACCGGCGGCGCCGGGTTCATCGGATCGCAGGTCGTCGCCGTGCTGGAGGCGCGGGGGCATGAAGTGGTCGTCCTGGATGCGCTCTTGCCGTCCGCCCATCCGGAGCCGCCCCCGCCGCGGCCGGGCGAGCGTCGGATCGTCGCGGACGTACGGGACCGGGCGGCGGTCGCCGGGGCGCTGCGCGGGGTGGACGCGGTGTGCCACCAGGCGGCGATGGTGGGCCTCGGCAAGGACTTCGCGGACGCGCCCGGCTATGTCGGCTGCAACGACCTGGGCACGGCCGTGCTGCTGGCGGAGATGGCCGAGGCCGGGGTGGGGGCGCTGGTGCTCGCCGGGTCGATGGTGGTCTATGGGGAGGGGCGCTACACCTGCGCCGACCACGGGGTGGTGCGCCCCGGGCCGCGAGCCGTGGCCGATCTGGACGCGGGGCGGTTCGAGCCGCGCTGTCCGCTCTGCACGGCGCCGCTGCGGCCGGGTCTGGTCGGCGAGGACGCGCCCGTCGACCCCCGCAATGTCTATGCCACCACCAAACTCGCCCAGGAACATCTGGCCGCCTCTTGGGCCCGCGCGACCGGCGGCCGGGCCGTCGCGCTGCGCTACCACAACGTCTACGGGCCGGGGATGCCACGCGACACCCCGTACGCCGGTGTCGCCTCCTTCTTCCGCTCCGCGCTGGCCCGCGGTCAGGCCCCCACCGTGTACGAGGACGGCGGCCAGCGGCGGGACTTCGTCCATGTCCGGGACGTCGCGACGGCCAATGCGGTGGCGCTGGAGGCGCTGGCCGGCCGGGAGCCGGGGGCGCTGACCGCGTACAACACGGGCAGCGGCGAGCCGCACACCGTCGGGGAGATGGCCCGGGTGCTGGCCGCGGCGTGCGGCGGGCCGGAGCCGGTGGTGACGGGGGAGTACCGGCTGGGCGACGTCCGGCACATCACGGCGTCGTCGCACCGGATCGCCGAGGAGCTCGGCTGGCGGGCGGCGACCGGATTCGCGGAGGGGATGGCGGAGTTCGCGCGGGAGGGCATGCGGGAGGGGGGAGGGGGCGAAGGAGGGGAGCGGGCGGTCGGCCCGGCGGATGCCCCGGTGGCCGCGGCCTCCCCCCGTCGCGCCTCCCCGCGCCGCCCCGCCCCGGTGGACGTGGTGCTCCCCTGTCTGGACGAGGCCGCTGCGCTGCCCTGGGTGCTGGCCCGTATTCCCGACGGCTGGCGGGCGATCGTGGTCGACAACGGTTCCACGGACGGCTCCGCCGCCGTCGCCCGCGATCTGGGCGCCACCGTCGTGACCGAACCCCGCCGCGGCTTCGGCGCCGCCTGCCACGCCGGACTGCTCGCCGCCGACGCCGACATCGTCTGCTTCTGCGACTGTGACGCCTCCCTCGACCCGGGCCTGCTGGCGCCCTTCGTACGGGCCGTACGCGACGGCGAGGCGGATCTGGTGCTGGGCCGCCGGCGCCCCCAGGGCCGCGGCGCCTGGCCCCCGCACGCCCGGTTCGGCAACCTCGCCCTGACCCGGATGCTGCGCCGTCGCACCGGCCTGCGGCTGCACGACCTCGGCCCGCTGCGCGCCGCCCGCCGCGGCGCCCTGCTGGACCTGGACCTCACCGACCGCCGCAGCGGCTATCCGCTCCAGATGGTCGTCCGCGCCGCCGACGCGGGCTGGCGGATCGCCGAACGCGACGTCCCCTACCGCCCGCGCACCGGCCGCTCCAAGGTCACCGGCACCTGGCGCGGCACCTGGCACGCGGTCCGCGATATGCGCGCGGTACTGCGCCAGCCCCCGCCCGGGGCCCGTACGGACGCGACGG is a genomic window of Streptomyces gilvosporeus containing:
- a CDS encoding glycosyltransferase family 2 protein, which gives rise to MLPCLDEAAALPWVLARIPDGWRAIVVDNGSTDGSAAVARDLGATVVTEPRRGFGAACHAGLLAADADIVCFCDCDASLDPGLLAPFVRAVRDGEADLVLGRRRPQGRGAWPPHARFGNLALTRMLRRRTGLRLHDLGPLRAARRGALLDLDLTDRRSGYPLQMVVRAADAGWRIAERDVPYRPRTGRSKVTGTWRGTWHAVRDMRAVLRQPPPGARTDATAKETAR
- a CDS encoding VOC family protein, coding for MLDHIAIQVADIAASARFYDLVLAPLGGRRTKEFGANIGYGTTGHSLWLVPAAEDGPAREIHLAFTAADRAAVDAFHAAAVAAGAESLHAPQLRPEYHASYYGAFVRDPDGNNVEAVCHTP
- a CDS encoding acyl-CoA dehydrogenase family protein, translated to MAASTHTVTNQPPPLVGYDVFASDAALAEGVTRYVADDRLDEVRGELTRLGRAAGSAHAQQWGEQANAHPPVLRTHDRYGHRIDEVEFHPAWHRLLGHAVTAGLTDAWSRPDGHLRRTAGFLVWTQAEAGHTCPLSMTHAAVPALRADPELAARWEPLLTSHIYEQELRPPAEKGGVLAGMAMTEKQGGSDVRANTTHAEPLAAPGEYVLTGHKWFCSAPMSDVFLVLAQAPGGLTCFLLPRVLPDGTRNSFRIQRLKDKLGNRANASAEIEFDGRTWAQRVGEEGRGVATIIEMVAATRLDCVTGAAAVMRQAVAQAVHHCAYREAFGGPLIDKPLMRNVLADLALESEAATTLALRLAAAYDSGSEHDRHLLRLAVPAAKYWVTKRCTPVAAEALECLGGNGYVEESGMPRLLREAPLNSIWEGSGNVQALDVLRALQREPAALNACLTEIGAARGADHRLDRAIKGLLTELADLDGIEARARRLTERLALVLQGSLLVRQAPPAVADAFCASRLGGDAGAAFGTLPHTLDLASVVARARPVVE
- a CDS encoding YihY/virulence factor BrkB family protein, whose translation is MPPANEPAERPAGRLSRARVLYRNVPARRLVWLLIKDIVRSCMEYRVTGLAAEAAFWCLLSLPPLVLGLIGLLGYMEQWIGHDTIDSIRQNILGASATVLSGKGVNEIARPLLDDIFTGRRPDVISLGFAIALWSGSRALNVFVDTITIMYGLDGRRGIVRTRLLSFVLYLAALAVGAVALPLMVAGPDAVVGWLPASAGVVRALYWPVVLILSVAFLTTLYHVSVPVRSPWREDLPGAVVALAIWVLGSFLLRLYLVATVEGPTIYGSLAAPVAVLLWIGVSAFAVLVGAAMNAALDRVWPSTATAAGRAERERRVHAVGEGRTAPDEGKAAPGEGKAAPDQGKTAPDQGKAAPDEDGPPGKQPDDGR